One genomic segment of Helianthus annuus cultivar XRQ/B chromosome 14, HanXRQr2.0-SUNRISE, whole genome shotgun sequence includes these proteins:
- the LOC110904202 gene encoding aspartic proteinase-like protein 2, with the protein MSASFHAANPVTLTLTCAVVFVLSHTAVVRCMFPSILTLERAFPLNHRVELSQLRHRDSLRHRRILQQQSGVIDFTLQGTYDPLRVGLYYTKVQLGSPSKDYYLQIDTGSDVLWVGCTPCDGCPTSSSLQIPMEFYDPSSSSTSHAISCGDQRCSRAVESSDSGCLNDQCTYKFKYGDGSGTSGYYVSDLMHLKTIVEGSKELSSSANVVFGCSTTQTGDLTKSDRAVNGILGLGQNGLSIISQLSSQGVAPDAFSHCLIGSDDGGGILVIGQIVEPNMVYTPLIQSQPHYNINLQSISVNGQSLSIDPSTFAISDNEGGSGTIVDSGTTLSYLAEDALNSFVDAITQAVSQSVQPLISKKNKCYIITSSVSDVFPPVSFNFAGGASMHLRPQDYLIQQNSVGGAEVWCIGFQSIPNQGITILGDLILKDKIIVYDLGGQRIGWADYDCSLPVNVSLASSGGRSEVVNAGQVGGSTSTRYELITIFILASSILHLVGAYS; encoded by the exons ATGTCGGCTTCTTTTCATGCCGCCAATCCGGTAACCTTAACATTAACATGCGCCGTCGTATTCGTGCTGTCGCATACGGCGGTTGTCCGTTGTATGTTTCCGTCAATTCTAACATTGGAGAGAGCTTTTCCGTTAAACCACCGAGTTGAATTGAGTCAACTCAGACACAGAGATAGTTTAAGGCACCGTAGGATATTACAGCAGCAGTCAGGTGTTATTGATTTCACTCTGCAAGGAACTTATGATCCTTTGCGTGTTGG GCTTTATTATACAAAAGTCCAGTTGGGTTCTCCTTCAAAGGACTATTATCTACAAATTGACACAGGAAGTGATGTGTTATGGGTTGGTTGTACACCCTGTGATGGCTGCCCTACATCAAGCAGTTTGCAa ATTCCTATGGAGTTTTATGATCCATCAAGCTCATCAACAAGTCATGCAATTAGTTGTGGGGACCAACGGTGTTCTCGAGCGGTCGAATCGTCTGATTCGGGCTGTTTAAACGACCAATGCACTTATAAGTTTAAGTACGGAGATGGTAGTGGGACTTCAGGTTATTATGTATCTGATTTAATGCATTTAAAAACGATTGTTGAAGGTTCAAAGGAATTAAGTTCTTCGGCTAATGTTGTGTTTGG TTGTAGTACAACTCAAACGGGAGATTTGACTAAATCTGACCGAGCCGTTAATGGGATCTTGGGGCTTGGTCAAAACGGGTTGTCGATAATTTCACAACTTTCATCACAAGGAGTTGCTCCTGATGCATTCTCTCATTGTCTTATTGgaagtgatgatggtggtggtattTTGGTCATTGGTCAAATAGTGGAGCCGAATATGGTCTATACTCCACTTATCCAATCACA GCCACATTATAATATTAATCTGCAGAGTATTTCTGTCAATGGTCAATCATTGTCCATTGACCCGTCGACTTTTGCGATATCAGACAACGAAGGTGGAAGTGGAACCATAGTTGATTCAGGAACAACTCTGTCATACCTTGCTGAAGATGCTCTTAACTCGTTTGTCGATGCT ATCACACAGGCGGTTTCACAATCTGTACAGCCGCTTATTTCAAAGAAAAACAAGTGTTATATAATTACCTCCAG TGTCTCCGACGTATTCCCGCCTGTAAGCTTCAACTTTGCGGGCGGTGCTTCAATGCATTTAAGACCTCAGGACTACCTTATTCAGCAGAATTCTGTG GGTGGAGCTGAGGTGTGGTGCATCGGCTTTCAGTCAATTCCAAATCAAGGAATTACTATTTTAGGAG ACCTTATTCTTAAAGACAAGATTATTGTTTATGATTTGGGTGGTCAACGGATTGGATGGGCGGATTATGACT GTTCATTGCCTGTAAACGTGTCTTTAGCCTCAAGTGGCGGCCGAAGTGAAGTGGTAAACGCTGGTCAGGTTGGGGGCAGCACGTCGACTCGTTATGAACTGATTACGATCTTTATTCTTGCTTCTTCTATATTACACTTGGTTGGTGCATACAGCTAG
- the LOC110907544 gene encoding uncharacterized protein LOC110907544 translates to MFFYLTTLNLARLLTKPKPHVDEGDVDVQSVSAMHAWNHSDFLCRNFILNGLVDTLYNMYCKAKTAKELWECLDHKYKTEDVGTKKFVVAKFLDFKMIDSKTVISQVQELQVILHDIHAEGMMLSETFQVAAMIEKLPPSWVDFKNYLKHKQKEMTIEDLVVRLRIEEDNKVALKRLMVLKQ, encoded by the coding sequence ATGTTCTTTTATCTAACCACGCTGAACTTGGCAAGGCTCTTGACTAAACCCAAACCCCATGTTGATGAAGGGGATGTGGATGTTCAATCTGTGAGCGCGATGCATGCTTGGAATCATTCGGATTTCCTGTGCCGCAACTTTATTTTGAATGGTTTGGTGGACACATTGTATAATATGTATTGCAAAGCAAAgactgccaaagaattgtgggagtGTTTGGATCACAAATACAAAACAGAAGATGTGGGCACTAAGAAATTCGTGGTGGCTAAGTTCTTGGACTTTAAAATGATAGACTCCAAAACGGTCATAAGCCAAGTCCAAGAATTGCAGGTTATCCTTCATGATATTCATGCGGAAGGAATGATGCTCAGTGAAACATTCCAAGTTGCTGCAATGATCGAAAAACTGCCACCAAGTTGGGTTGATTTCAAGAACTATCTCAAGCATAAGCAAAAGGAGATGACCATTGAAGATCTTGTTGTTCGTCTTCGGATTGAAGAAGACAACAAAGTGGCCCTAAAAAGGTTGATGGTCCTGAAACAGTGA